AACGTGCTCAACTCCCTGCACGCCACCTCCTACTTCGCCCCAGAGCTGGGCACCGAACTGGCGGGGATCGGGATCACGCACCCCCGGGCCGTCAACTTCGCGGTGCGGGCCGCCGCGATGGGCCGGGTGGGCGCCGGAACGGTCACGGCGGCCTTCTACAACTACCGGCACGAGCTGGTGGCCCGGCATGTCCCCGCGGTGTGGGAGACCGCCTCACCGGAGGCCGTCCTCGCGGCACGCACGCGTGCCGTGGACGCGTCCCTGCGGCGGCTGCTGGGCGAGGACGCGGTCACGTCCCCGGAGATCGCGGAGGCCGCGGAGCTCGCGCTGCGGGCCGCCGAGGCCGGTTCGCGCAGCGCCCGGCCGCTGTACGCGGCCCACGCGGACCTGCCGGTGCCCGAGGAGCCGCACCTGGCGTACTTCCACGCCACGACCCTGCTGCGCGAGCACCGGGGCGACGGGCATCTCGCCGCGCTGCTGGCCGCGGGCCTCGACGGTCTGGA
This DNA window, taken from Streptomyces sp. NBC_00663, encodes the following:
- a CDS encoding SCO6745 family protein, translating into MTSAALEPRSGRRCHNVLNSLHATSYFAPELGTELAGIGITHPRAVNFAVRAAAMGRVGAGTVTAAFYNYRHELVARHVPAVWETASPEAVLAARTRAVDASLRRLLGEDAVTSPEIAEAAELALRAAEAGSRSARPLYAAHADLPVPEEPHLAYFHATTLLREHRGDGHLAALLAAGLDGLEALVTHTATGRGMTPKWIFTTRGWTQEDWDAAIRRLRDRDLLDEAGELTERGVALRAEIEDMTDRLDRAPYEHLGAPGVARLTELGTGFARAAMAAGAYPADLIGKG